The Rhinatrema bivittatum chromosome 4, aRhiBiv1.1, whole genome shotgun sequence genome window below encodes:
- the SMIM4 gene encoding small integral membrane protein 4: MSANKNIQRLLQLVPGKKRFGIYRFLPFFFLLGGAMEWFMINVRIGKETFYDVYRRKQAERQYQQRIEEGSTSEPQTSVK, from the exons ATGTCTGCAAACAAGAACATTCAACGCCTCCTGCAACTGGTGCCCGGGAAGAAGCGTTTTGGCATTTACAGGTtcctccctttcttcttcctcctcgggGGTGCCATGGAGTGGTTCATGATCAACGTTAGGATTGGCAAGGAAACATTTT ATGATGTTTACCGAAGGAAGCAGGCAGAGAGACAATACCAGCAGAGGATAGAGGAGGGTTCGACCTCAGAGCCTCAGACCTCAGTGAAATGA